One genomic region from Granulimonas faecalis encodes:
- the argH gene encoding argininosuccinate lyase, translating to MESQQNQAPKPLWSGRFDATPSGELELFGASLTFDRRLWREDIAGSVAHATMLGRQGVLDEADVDAIRAGLARIADEIEAGTFVFDPTVDEDVHMAIERVLTERIGPAGGRLHTGRSRNDQTVTDGRLAAKGFAASLHDAALDLVAALAERAEGESGVVMPGYTHLQPAQPVLLSHHLLAYAWMLLRDCRRFDAALDAADASPLGSAALAGTTYPLDRAMTAGAMGFSSVIPNSMDAVADRDFVCDLVYACSMCQMHLSRLCEELIVWSTAEFGFVEMDDAHSTGSSIMPQKKNPDFCELVRGKTGRVYGDLVSILTVLKGIPLTYDKDLQEDKEPMFDAFDTVLGSLHAVTGMVRTMRVRSDRMAEAAHEGFMAATDLADYLVGKGMPFREAHGVVGRVVADCVKAGVTLQDLTAEELRSWSPLFGDDAPDAVAIDAVVSRRTTFGGTAPDAVAEQLALLKEAVAGEAR from the coding sequence ATGGAAAGCCAGCAGAACCAAGCCCCGAAGCCCCTCTGGTCAGGCCGCTTCGACGCCACGCCCTCGGGCGAGCTTGAGCTCTTCGGGGCGTCGCTGACGTTCGACCGGCGCCTGTGGCGCGAGGACATCGCCGGATCCGTCGCCCACGCCACGATGCTCGGCCGTCAGGGCGTGCTCGACGAGGCCGACGTGGACGCCATCCGCGCCGGGCTCGCCCGGATTGCCGACGAGATCGAGGCCGGCACGTTCGTCTTCGACCCCACGGTGGACGAGGACGTGCACATGGCCATCGAGCGCGTGCTCACCGAGCGCATCGGCCCGGCGGGCGGGCGGCTCCACACCGGGCGGTCGCGCAACGACCAGACCGTCACCGACGGCCGCCTCGCGGCCAAGGGCTTCGCGGCCTCGTTGCATGACGCCGCCCTCGACCTCGTGGCCGCCCTCGCGGAGCGGGCGGAGGGGGAGTCCGGCGTCGTGATGCCCGGATACACGCACCTCCAGCCCGCCCAGCCGGTCCTCCTGTCCCACCACCTGCTGGCCTACGCGTGGATGCTCCTGCGCGACTGCCGCCGCTTCGACGCGGCCCTCGACGCCGCGGACGCCTCGCCGCTCGGCTCGGCGGCCCTGGCCGGCACCACCTACCCGCTGGACCGCGCCATGACGGCCGGGGCCATGGGCTTCTCCTCGGTCATCCCCAACTCCATGGACGCCGTGGCCGACCGCGACTTCGTGTGCGACCTCGTCTACGCCTGCTCCATGTGTCAGATGCACCTCTCGCGCCTCTGCGAGGAGCTCATCGTCTGGTCCACGGCGGAGTTCGGCTTCGTGGAGATGGACGACGCCCACTCCACGGGGTCGTCCATCATGCCGCAGAAGAAGAACCCCGACTTCTGTGAGCTTGTGCGCGGCAAGACCGGCCGCGTCTACGGCGACCTCGTCTCCATCCTCACGGTCCTCAAGGGCATCCCGCTCACCTACGACAAGGACCTCCAGGAGGACAAGGAGCCCATGTTCGACGCCTTCGACACCGTGCTGGGCTCGCTCCATGCCGTCACGGGCATGGTGCGCACCATGAGGGTGAGGTCCGACCGCATGGCCGAGGCGGCCCACGAGGGCTTCATGGCGGCCACGGACCTCGCCGACTACCTCGTGGGCAAGGGCATGCCGTTCCGGGAGGCCCACGGCGTGGTGGGCCGCGTGGTGGCCGACTGCGTCAAGGCCGGCGTGACGCTCCAGGATCTCACGGCCGAGGAGCTCCGCAGCTGGTCGCCGCTCTTCGGCGACGATGCCCCCGATGCCGTGGCCATCGACGCCGTGGTCTCGCGGCGCACCACGTTCGGAGGCACCGCCCCCGACGCCGTGGCCGAGCAGCTCGCCCTCCTCAAGGAGGCTGTTGCGGGGGAGGCGCGCTAG